A single genomic interval of Microbacterium sp. zg-Y1090 harbors:
- a CDS encoding large exoprotein produces MGGQVLGGGVIVAVAVALWLIYLLPSWYSRYQYEAAERNALRMNRALRVLAETSEAPEEMRLELNARTALAQQRLARQALAEREQASLQTARAELVVAKERSRAEVEAAKERARVEAEVARAEAEAAKERARADAEYARAEAVVARERARAHAAAAQERARAEAAAARALPAARRARARRRARLVTSVLALAGIVMAGWGGLVLAVTGTTTLLAIGATTTVACALLLVRMARVGARAGMRAGVRTVVASEPSLAAVATSLQDVSLADERAWMPRELPRPLTASAGSRAAAALDAAAAQDALRQAALEEAMRERAERAAPPSITAARAARTTQAPFAGRAADDAEIEAHVRDLLTRRASGQ; encoded by the coding sequence ATGGGTGGGCAGGTATTGGGTGGAGGCGTGATCGTCGCCGTCGCCGTCGCGCTCTGGCTGATCTACCTGCTGCCGTCCTGGTACAGCCGCTACCAGTACGAGGCCGCGGAGCGCAACGCACTGCGGATGAACCGCGCACTGCGCGTGCTCGCCGAGACCAGCGAGGCGCCGGAGGAGATGCGGCTGGAACTCAACGCGCGCACCGCCCTGGCGCAGCAGCGGCTGGCCCGCCAGGCCCTCGCCGAACGGGAGCAGGCGTCGCTGCAGACCGCCCGCGCCGAGCTGGTCGTGGCCAAGGAACGATCCCGCGCCGAGGTGGAGGCCGCCAAGGAGCGCGCCCGCGTCGAGGCGGAGGTCGCCCGCGCCGAAGCCGAGGCCGCCAAGGAGCGAGCCCGCGCCGACGCAGAGTACGCCCGTGCCGAGGCCGTCGTCGCGAGGGAGCGCGCCCGCGCCCACGCCGCAGCAGCCCAGGAACGTGCCCGCGCCGAAGCGGCCGCCGCCCGTGCGCTGCCCGCCGCCCGTCGCGCCCGCGCGCGTCGCCGCGCCCGTCTCGTCACGAGCGTCCTCGCCCTCGCCGGCATCGTCATGGCCGGGTGGGGTGGGCTGGTGCTCGCCGTCACCGGAACGACCACGCTGCTCGCCATCGGTGCCACGACCACCGTTGCCTGCGCGCTGCTGCTCGTGCGCATGGCGCGGGTCGGCGCCCGCGCCGGCATGCGGGCAGGCGTGCGGACCGTCGTCGCGTCCGAGCCGTCCCTCGCCGCCGTCGCCACTTCGCTGCAGGACGTGTCACTCGCGGACGAGCGCGCCTGGATGCCGCGTGAGCTGCCGCGCCCGCTCACGGCATCCGCCGGCTCACGTGCCGCCGCGGCCCTGGACGCGGCAGCGGCCCAGGACGCACTGCGCCAGGCGGCGCTGGAGGAGGCCATGCGCGAGCGCGCCGAACGCGCCGCCCCGCCCTCGATCACCGCGGCACGTGCGGCACGCACGAC
- a CDS encoding GNAT family N-acetyltransferase, translating to MELSPREHGPISIRLVRSRDARVLQQELLSNREWLRPWEATSPDGPTSFDMRLGVRRLLQQYRDGAGVPLVMEYEGEIAGQLNVWGIARGSLSSATIGYWVSRRFAGRDITPTSVALATDLSFGELGLHRMEICIRPENRASLRVVEKLGFRYEGLRRRFIHIDGDWRDHYAFALVREEVPEGVLRRWVNGAAPQDAAAIPPSDRLPA from the coding sequence GTGGAACTGTCGCCCCGCGAACACGGGCCCATCTCCATCAGGTTGGTGCGCTCGCGCGATGCGCGCGTGCTGCAGCAGGAGCTGCTGAGCAACCGTGAGTGGCTGCGGCCCTGGGAGGCGACCAGCCCCGACGGCCCGACCTCGTTCGACATGCGCCTGGGCGTGCGCCGCCTGCTGCAGCAGTACCGCGACGGCGCAGGCGTGCCGCTTGTCATGGAGTACGAGGGCGAGATCGCCGGCCAGCTGAACGTGTGGGGGATCGCGCGCGGGTCGCTCTCGTCGGCGACCATCGGGTACTGGGTCAGCCGGCGGTTCGCCGGCCGGGACATCACGCCGACGTCGGTCGCCCTGGCGACGGACCTGAGCTTCGGCGAACTCGGGCTCCACCGCATGGAGATCTGCATCCGCCCGGAGAACCGGGCGAGCCTGCGGGTCGTGGAGAAGCTCGGATTTCGGTACGAAGGTCTGCGCCGACGGTTCATCCACATCGACGGGGACTGGCGCGACCACTACGCGTTCGCGCTGGTGCGCGAAGAGGTGCCGGAGGGTGTGCTGCGGCGCTGGGTGAACGGCGCAGCCCCGCAGGATGCCGCGGCGATTCCGCCGTCCGACCGCCTTCCCGCCTGA